A single window of Lentilitoribacter sp. Alg239-R112 DNA harbors:
- a CDS encoding UxaA family hydrolase translates to MGTAESERCYVGIVTSVNCSASAAKLLAREAELSGLLEKYPGVDGIVPIVHGAGCCIGTDDDAFRKLQRAIWGYATHPNFASVLMLGLGCEANQIRLMLEAYGRPLDESFHYYTLQSGGGTRKSIEKGLLWLETALEKANKAEREPTDASHLTVALQCGGSDGYSGITANPALGYAVDLLVKNGGTAALAETPEIYGAENLLTDRAASPKVGQKLVNLLEWWEDHAQKYGSEMNNNPTPGNKMGGLTTILEKSLGAVAKAGTTNLNGVYQYGERIIEKGLVFVDSPGYDPVSITGEVASGCNMICFTTGRGSCYGNKPVPSIKIASNSAMYKRMQDDMDINCGTFADGSETVAEAGQRIFNTMLETASGNKTRSEELDIGDAEFAPWQTYAQM, encoded by the coding sequence ATGGGCACTGCAGAATCGGAACGATGCTATGTGGGCATTGTTACATCGGTAAACTGTTCGGCGTCGGCGGCAAAACTATTGGCAAGAGAAGCCGAGCTTTCGGGCCTGTTGGAAAAATACCCGGGTGTGGACGGTATTGTTCCAATCGTTCATGGTGCGGGATGCTGCATTGGTACCGATGACGACGCTTTTCGCAAGCTCCAGCGCGCAATTTGGGGATACGCCACTCATCCTAATTTCGCATCCGTCTTGATGTTGGGCCTTGGCTGTGAGGCCAACCAAATTCGTCTAATGCTTGAAGCTTATGGCAGGCCCCTCGATGAAAGTTTTCATTACTACACGCTACAAAGTGGAGGTGGCACACGCAAATCAATTGAGAAAGGTTTATTGTGGCTGGAAACCGCTTTGGAAAAGGCCAATAAGGCCGAGCGCGAGCCAACCGACGCGTCCCATCTAACTGTCGCGTTACAATGTGGTGGTTCGGATGGGTATTCAGGGATAACCGCCAACCCAGCGTTAGGTTATGCTGTTGATCTATTAGTTAAGAACGGCGGAACTGCCGCATTGGCGGAAACACCTGAAATCTACGGGGCTGAAAATCTATTGACTGATCGCGCAGCCTCGCCCAAGGTCGGCCAGAAGCTAGTGAATTTGTTGGAATGGTGGGAAGATCATGCCCAAAAGTATGGCTCTGAGATGAACAACAACCCGACACCGGGCAACAAGATGGGCGGCTTGACGACAATTTTGGAAAAATCTCTGGGAGCCGTTGCTAAAGCAGGGACAACAAATTTGAATGGTGTTTACCAGTATGGTGAGAGGATCATCGAGAAGGGCTTGGTGTTTGTCGACAGTCCCGGTTATGATCCAGTTTCCATCACCGGAGAAGTTGCTTCGGGCTGCAATATGATCTGTTTCACCACTGGACGCGGGTCCTGCTATGGTAATAAGCCCGTGCCGTCGATCAAGATTGCATCCAATAGCGCGATGTACAAGCGGATGCAGGACGATATGGACATCAATTGCGGAACATTTGCTGATGGAAGCGAAACGGTGGCGGAAGCCGGCCAACGAATTTTCAACACAATGCTGGAGACAGCCTCAGGTAATAAAACGCGGTCAGAAGAACTTGATATTGGTGATGCAGAATTTGCACCTTGGCAAACCTATGCTCAGATGTAG
- a CDS encoding DUF4147 domain-containing protein, with protein MQLFKEAVAAVKGDASVNAWLTTNKLHQPTHILAVGKAASAMFEGLPSEWRKSVPTYLVTKTGHIGRAIYNGNVTALETSHPLPDKTSLDAGKGALDFITNCGADSRLLMLVSGGASSLVEHLKTGFRYEDLKALTSAALTEGLDIEEINKRRKSISAIKGGGLLASYRGAEVNVLAISDVAGDSIGIIGSGIGSRPDDARFTYSCDIVASNTVARNAIEQNAKLNGRTVISNEENMYANVPEIAAQIANEIMNGKPGLYVYGGEPTIILPQNPGRGGRNQALALEIARHISKRDDIVGLVAGTDGTDGPTDAAGAFLDGETYLKLPGAEGAQERADSGSYLAQAGDLIITGPTGTNVMDLAIFLKHT; from the coding sequence TTGCAACTCTTTAAAGAGGCTGTCGCAGCGGTTAAAGGCGATGCGAGCGTAAATGCATGGCTAACGACCAACAAGCTTCACCAGCCGACACACATTCTCGCTGTTGGGAAAGCTGCCTCCGCAATGTTTGAGGGACTGCCAAGTGAATGGCGTAAATCCGTGCCAACATATCTCGTTACCAAAACCGGTCATATCGGGCGCGCAATATATAATGGCAATGTAACAGCACTTGAAACAAGCCACCCCCTGCCCGATAAAACCTCATTGGACGCAGGTAAAGGCGCGTTAGATTTCATCACAAATTGTGGCGCAGATAGCCGCCTGCTTATGCTCGTTTCAGGAGGCGCTTCCTCACTTGTCGAGCACCTGAAAACCGGGTTTCGATATGAAGATTTGAAAGCCCTGACAAGTGCTGCGCTGACCGAAGGTTTGGACATTGAAGAAATCAACAAACGTCGAAAATCCATTTCTGCTATCAAAGGTGGTGGATTACTGGCGTCTTATAGAGGCGCAGAAGTCAATGTTCTCGCCATATCAGATGTGGCTGGCGACAGTATAGGGATCATCGGTTCAGGAATTGGCTCACGTCCCGATGACGCACGCTTTACGTATAGTTGCGACATTGTTGCTTCAAATACGGTTGCACGAAACGCAATTGAGCAAAATGCCAAATTGAACGGGCGTACCGTTATTTCTAACGAAGAAAATATGTATGCGAACGTACCCGAAATCGCAGCTCAGATTGCAAATGAAATCATGAATGGGAAACCCGGATTATACGTCTACGGTGGTGAACCAACTATAATTCTCCCCCAAAACCCCGGTCGAGGTGGCCGCAACCAAGCGCTCGCGTTGGAGATTGCGCGGCACATAAGCAAGCGGGATGACATTGTTGGTTTAGTTGCCGGCACCGATGGAACGGATGGCCCTACCGATGCCGCTGGAGCTTTTTTGGACGGAGAAACTTACTTAAAATTACCTGGCGCAGAAGGAGCACAAGAACGCGCTGATTCAGGCTCCTACCTTGCACAAGCAGGCGATTTGATCATTACAGGTCCGACAGGAACGAATGTGATGGACCTGGCAATTTTCCTAAAGCACACATAA
- the hutH gene encoding histidine ammonia-lyase, which translates to MILTPGQATLEQLETIWRSSCPVKLIPTAQQGIKASFSMVAKAAAASAAVYGVNTGFGKLASVKIAHEDTSTLQRNLILSHSCGVGDPIEPSTTRLMMALKLLSLGRGASGVALETVTLIEDMLAQDVLPLIPEQGSVGASGDLAPLAHMAAVMIGEGEAFYKGTRMSGAQALKKAGLTPLALGPKEGLALINGTQFSTASALAALFDAWRMACTALITGAMSTDAIMGSTAPLQPEIHTLRGHRGQIEAATEARRLLKGSEIRESHREDDLRVQDPYCIRCQPQVAGAAIDILRFASQTLEIEANAVTDNPLVLADAGMIVSGGNFHAEPVAFAADQIALAIAEIGAISQRRVAMMVDPVMSFGLPAFLTHKPGLNSGFMIAEVTTAALMSENKFLANPCSTDSTPTSANQEDHVSMAAHAARRLMRMNKNFSTILGVEALCAAQGIEARAPLKTAQNLASVVACIRAKVPALDEDRHMAADLELASKLVREGDLVAAASCEVRL; encoded by the coding sequence ATGATCCTCACCCCAGGACAAGCTACACTCGAGCAACTGGAAACCATTTGGCGAAGTTCCTGCCCGGTAAAACTCATACCAACCGCGCAACAAGGCATCAAAGCCTCTTTTAGCATGGTGGCAAAAGCGGCGGCGGCTAGCGCAGCGGTATATGGCGTTAACACAGGATTTGGAAAACTCGCTTCGGTCAAAATTGCCCACGAGGATACAAGCACCCTACAGCGTAACCTGATCCTATCACATAGCTGTGGCGTGGGTGATCCAATTGAACCATCTACCACGCGCTTGATGATGGCGCTTAAGCTTCTTTCCCTCGGGCGCGGCGCATCAGGCGTAGCACTTGAAACAGTGACACTCATTGAGGATATGCTTGCGCAGGATGTTTTGCCTCTTATCCCTGAGCAAGGCTCCGTTGGCGCATCGGGTGATCTTGCTCCGCTTGCGCATATGGCAGCTGTGATGATTGGAGAAGGTGAAGCCTTTTATAAAGGTACTCGCATGTCAGGTGCACAAGCTCTTAAAAAGGCGGGACTTACACCCCTCGCCCTTGGCCCGAAGGAAGGTCTAGCCCTGATCAACGGTACGCAATTCTCCACCGCATCAGCTTTGGCAGCGCTGTTTGATGCATGGCGCATGGCCTGCACTGCACTAATCACAGGTGCCATGTCGACCGATGCAATTATGGGTTCCACAGCACCACTACAGCCTGAAATTCACACATTGCGTGGCCATCGTGGGCAGATCGAAGCCGCTACTGAGGCGCGCCGTTTGCTCAAAGGAAGTGAAATTCGCGAGAGCCACCGTGAGGACGATCTGCGAGTGCAAGACCCCTATTGTATTCGTTGCCAGCCGCAAGTCGCGGGTGCCGCAATAGATATCTTACGTTTTGCCAGCCAAACACTGGAGATTGAAGCAAATGCCGTGACCGATAATCCACTTGTTTTAGCTGATGCCGGAATGATTGTCTCTGGTGGTAATTTCCATGCGGAACCGGTGGCATTTGCAGCTGATCAAATCGCGCTCGCAATTGCCGAAATCGGCGCGATATCTCAAAGACGAGTTGCCATGATGGTTGATCCGGTGATGAGCTTTGGTCTGCCTGCATTCCTCACACATAAACCTGGTCTTAATAGTGGTTTTATGATTGCCGAGGTTACAACCGCAGCACTCATGAGCGAAAACAAATTTCTCGCAAACCCCTGCTCCACAGACAGCACGCCCACCTCAGCCAACCAAGAAGACCATGTATCGATGGCAGCTCATGCCGCGCGGCGCTTGATGCGTATGAACAAGAATTTTTCAACCATACTGGGCGTAGAAGCACTTTGTGCCGCTCAAGGGATTGAAGCACGTGCACCGCTTAAAACTGCACAAAACCTTGCATCCGTGGTCGCATGTATCCGCGCCAAAGTACCAGCTCTTGATGAAGATCGTCATATGGCGGCTGACTTGGAATTGGCTTCAAAATTAGTGCGTGAGGGTGACCTAGTAGCTGCGGCAAGCTGTGAGGTGAGGCTTTGA
- the hutG gene encoding N-formylglutamate deformylase codes for MINIEITESSSPLILGLPHTGTIVPDDITDKLNPVGRALADTDWHIHKLYKGLADATTVRTPIHRYVIDVNRDPAGKSLYPGQNTTTLCPLTDFDGRTIYKDGLEPDEDEINHRCESYHKPYHTALADQIARVKSKHGFAILYDCHSIRGEIPFLFENRLPDLNIGTNNGTTCDGSVEALVTKECQDSEIFSNILNGRFKGGWTTRHYGKPKTSVHAIQMEIAQANYMIEKAPWTYLPERAEPLRALLSNILISLTNWRPN; via the coding sequence TTGATCAATATTGAAATTACCGAAAGTAGTTCGCCTTTAATCCTTGGTTTGCCGCACACGGGAACTATTGTTCCAGATGATATTACCGACAAACTTAACCCGGTCGGCCGAGCTTTGGCCGACACCGATTGGCACATTCATAAACTCTATAAGGGGCTAGCAGATGCAACCACAGTGCGCACTCCTATCCATCGCTATGTTATTGATGTAAACCGTGATCCAGCGGGAAAAAGCCTCTATCCGGGACAAAATACAACAACGCTCTGTCCGCTGACTGATTTTGATGGTCGTACAATCTATAAAGATGGTCTTGAGCCGGATGAGGATGAAATTAATCATCGGTGCGAGAGTTACCACAAGCCCTATCACACAGCGTTGGCAGACCAGATAGCGCGAGTTAAATCCAAACACGGGTTTGCTATCCTATATGACTGTCACTCAATCCGAGGGGAAATTCCCTTTCTGTTTGAAAATCGCCTGCCGGATCTTAACATTGGCACCAATAACGGCACGACATGCGACGGCTCCGTTGAAGCGCTTGTTACAAAAGAATGCCAAGATTCCGAGATTTTTTCAAATATCTTAAATGGGCGGTTTAAAGGCGGCTGGACAACACGCCATTATGGGAAACCCAAAACGAGCGTCCACGCAATACAAATGGAAATTGCGCAAGCCAACTACATGATAGAAAAGGCACCATGGACGTATCTGCCAGAGCGAGCGGAACCACTACGTGCCCTTCTAAGCAACATCTTAATATCCTTGACAAATTGGAGACCCAATTGA
- the hutU gene encoding urocanate hydratase — MTDQRKNSRDIYPPTGTELNAKHWTTEAPLRMLMNNLHPDVAENPHELVVYGGIGRAARTWKDFDLMVDTLKKLDEDQTMLVQSGKPVAVVQTHKDAPRVLIANSNLVPHWANWEHFNELDRKGLMMYGQMTAGSWIYIGTQGIVQGTYETFIEAGRQHYDGDLKGRWILTGGLGGMGGAQPLAAVFAGACCLAVECNPDSIDFRLRTKYLDEKAETLDEAIEMIERWTAAGEAKSVGLLGNAADIFRQIYDRGIRPDIVTDQTSAHDPINGYLPQGWTMAQWKNMRETDPNEVEKAARASMKYQVSAMVDFWNDGVPTVDYGNNIRQMALEEGLEDAFAFPGFVPAYIRPLFCKGIGPFRWVALSGDPEDIYKTDAAMKELFPENKHLHTWLDMAQERISFQGLPARICWIGLGDRHRAGLKFNEMVANGELKAPVVIGRDHLDSGSVASPNRETEAMMDGSDAVSDWPLLNALVNTASGATWVSIHHGGGVGMGFSQHSGIVIVADGSEDAARRLNRVLWNDPASGVWRHADAGYEDAKDCARLHNLNLPGILG, encoded by the coding sequence TTGACCGATCAGCGCAAAAATTCACGTGACATATATCCGCCAACAGGCACAGAGTTGAACGCAAAACATTGGACGACAGAGGCTCCCCTTCGCATGTTGATGAACAACCTGCACCCTGATGTTGCTGAGAACCCACATGAACTTGTGGTTTATGGTGGCATTGGCCGCGCTGCGCGGACATGGAAAGATTTTGACCTGATGGTCGACACGCTTAAAAAACTGGATGAAGACCAAACCATGTTGGTGCAATCTGGCAAGCCTGTGGCAGTTGTGCAAACACACAAAGATGCACCCCGTGTTTTGATAGCCAACTCAAATCTTGTGCCGCACTGGGCCAATTGGGAGCACTTTAACGAACTCGATCGCAAAGGCCTTATGATGTACGGTCAAATGACCGCTGGAAGCTGGATTTACATTGGCACGCAAGGCATTGTTCAAGGCACCTATGAAACCTTTATTGAAGCTGGTCGGCAACATTATGATGGTGATCTAAAGGGTCGCTGGATTTTAACTGGCGGTCTTGGCGGCATGGGCGGTGCGCAACCGCTGGCAGCCGTTTTTGCGGGCGCGTGTTGCCTTGCAGTGGAATGTAATCCAGACAGTATTGATTTTCGCCTGCGCACCAAATATCTGGATGAGAAGGCAGAAACGCTGGACGAAGCGATTGAGATGATCGAACGCTGGACAGCAGCAGGAGAAGCAAAATCTGTCGGTCTTCTGGGTAATGCAGCCGATATTTTTCGGCAGATTTATGATCGTGGCATTCGCCCGGATATTGTGACAGACCAAACCTCCGCGCACGATCCAATCAACGGTTATCTACCGCAAGGCTGGACGATGGCTCAATGGAAAAACATGCGCGAAACTGACCCCAATGAAGTTGAAAAAGCAGCAAGAGCCTCGATGAAATATCAGGTTTCTGCCATGGTGGACTTTTGGAATGATGGCGTACCAACTGTAGATTATGGCAACAATATCCGACAGATGGCACTGGAAGAAGGGTTGGAAGACGCTTTCGCTTTCCCGGGTTTTGTTCCAGCCTATATTCGACCGCTGTTCTGCAAAGGTATCGGCCCATTCCGTTGGGTTGCATTGTCGGGTGATCCCGAAGACATCTATAAAACCGATGCGGCAATGAAAGAATTATTTCCTGAAAACAAACATCTGCATACCTGGCTGGACATGGCGCAAGAACGAATTTCGTTCCAGGGATTACCAGCGCGGATATGCTGGATCGGGCTGGGAGATCGCCATCGTGCCGGACTAAAATTCAATGAAATGGTGGCAAACGGCGAACTAAAAGCACCCGTTGTGATTGGTCGTGACCACCTTGATAGTGGCTCAGTCGCATCGCCAAACCGCGAGACTGAAGCTATGATGGATGGGTCCGATGCCGTATCTGACTGGCCTCTCCTCAATGCGCTGGTCAACACGGCCTCTGGCGCGACGTGGGTATCCATTCACCATGGCGGCGGTGTTGGTATGGGCTTTTCTCAACATTCTGGTATCGTAATTGTAGCCGATGGTTCAGAAGATGCCGCAAGGCGACTAAACCGCGTTCTTTGGAATGACCCGGCCTCCGGCGTGTGGCGACATGCTGATGCTGGATATGAGGACGCCAAAGATTGTGCCCGCCTTCATAACCTCAACTTACCCGGAATTCTGGGTTAA
- a CDS encoding putative Ig domain-containing protein, translated as SVLGADIDSDDDGTTLIYSVHVAPSEGTATISGTSLVFDPGSDFQDLGDGLTRDIIITVQVTDXHGASVSNDVVVTVTGSNDAPIVAIAIXDQXSDEDTAFSFTVPAGTFSDAEGDTLTLTATLANDTALPAWLLFDGTTFTGTPPLNFDGALDVKVTASDGVLDVSEVFNLDITNVNDTPTLSAGIGATDEDSTATVDLSVLGADIDNDDDGTTLIYSVPVAPSEGTATISGTSLVFDPGXDFQDLGDGQTRDITITVQATDXHGASVSNDVVVTVTGSNDAPIVAIAIXDQVSDEDTAFSFTVPAGTFSDAEGDTLTLTATLANDTALPAWLXFDGTTFTGTPPLNFDGALDVKVTASDGVLDVSEVFNLDITGVNDTPTLSAGIGATDEDSTATVDLSVLGADIDSDDDGTTLIYSVPVAPSEGTATISGTSLVFDPGSDFQDLGDGQTRDITITVXATDXHGASVSNDVVVTVTGSNDAPIVAIAIXDQVSDEDTAFSFTVPAGTFSDAEGDTLTLTATLANDTALPAWLLFDGTTFTGTPPLNFEGALDVKVTASDGVLDVSEVFNLDITNVNDTPTLSAGIGATDEDSTATVDLSVLGADIDNDDDGTTLIYSVPVAPSEGTATISGTSLVFDPGSDFQDLGDGQTRDITITVQATDAHGASVSNDVVVTVTGIDNNDVFTSTTADESFIGGIGNDTFVFAANMGNDVITDFTAGAGSDDVVELQGLAAFDTYAEVLAAAVDDGTNTTITIDADNSIVLNNVLVADLHQDDFKFI; from the coding sequence GTCTGTTCTGGGTGCTGATATTGATAGTGATGATGATGGGACGACGTTGATCTATTCAGTTCACGTTGCGCCATCAGAAGGAACAGCGACGATCTCGGGAACATCATTGGTGTTTGATCCAGGTTCAGACTTTCAGGATCTTGGTGATGGTCTAACACGTGATATCATAATCACAGTTCAAGTCACCGATRCSCATGGTGCTAGCGTGAGCAATGATGTTGTGGTGACGGTGACGGGTTCGAATGATGCTCCGATTGTTGCGATTGCCATTRTGGATCAGRTCTCTGATGAGGAYACAGCGTTTAGCTTTACGGTTCCTGCAGGCACATTCTCTGATGCTGAGGGTGATACGCTGACGCTGACAGCAACGCTTGCCAATGATACAGCATTACCAGCATGGCTATTGTTTGATGGCACGACGTTCACAGGCACGCCACCATTGAACTTTGATGGTGCCTTGGATGTTAAAGTCACGGCCAGTGATGGTGTGCTTGATGTGAGCGAGGTGTTTAATCTTGATATTACCAACGTCAACGATACGCCAACTCTATCAGCGGGCATTGGTGCCACGGATGAGGATAGTACGGCCACTGTTGATCTGTCTGTTCTGGGTGCTGATATTGATAATGATGATGATGGGACGACGCTGATCTATTCAGTTCCCGTTGCGCCATCAGAAGGAACAGCGACGATCTCGGGCACATCWTTGGTGTTTGATCCAGGTYCAGACTTTCAGGATCTTGGTGATGGTCAAACACGTGATATCACAATCACAGTTCAAGCAACCGATRCSCATGGTGCTAGCGTGAGCAATGATGTTGTGGTGACGGTGACGGGTTCGAATGATGCTCCGATTGTTGCGATTGCCATTRTGGATCAGGTCTCTGATGAGGATACAGCGTTTAGCTTTACGGTTCCTGCAGGCACATTCTCTGATGCTGAGGGTGATACGCTGACGCTGACAGCAACGCTTGCCAATGATACAGCATTACCAGCATGGCTATYGTTTGATGGCACGACGTTCACAGGCACGCCACCATTGAACTTTGATGGTGCCTTGGATGTTAAAGTCACGGCCAGTGATGGTGTGCTTGATGTGAGCGAGGTGTTTAATCTTGATATTACAGGTGTCAACGACACGCCAACTCTATCAGCAGGCATTGGTGCCACGGATGAGGATAGTACGGCCACTGTTGATCTGTCTGTTCTGGGTGCTGATATTGATAGTGATGATGATGGGACGACGTTGATCTATTCAGTTCCCGTTGCGCCATCAGAAGGAACAGCGACGATCTCGGGCACATCATTGGTGTTTGATCCAGGTTCAGACTTTCAGGACCTTGGTGATGGCCAAACACGTGATATCACAATCACAGTTMAAGCCACCGATRCSCATGGTGCTAGCGTGAGCAATGATGTTGTGGTGACGGTGACGGGTTCGAATGATGCTCCGATTGTTGCGATTGCCATTRTGGATCAGGTCTCTGATGAGGATACAGCGTTTAGCTTTACGGTTCCTGCAGGCACATTCTCTGATGCTGAGGGTGATACGCTGACGCTGACAGCAACGCTTGCCAATGATACAGCATTACCAGCATGGCTATTGTTTGATGGCACGACGTTCACAGGCACGCCACCATTGAACTTTGAAGGTGCCTTGGATGTTAAAGTCACGGCCAGTGATGGTGTGCTTGATGTGAGCGAGGTGTTTAATCTCGATATTACCAATGTCAATGACACGCCAACTCTATCAGCAGGCATTGGTGCCACAGATGAGGATAGTACGGCCACTGTTGATCTATCTGTTCTGGGTGCTGATATTGATAATGATGATGATGGGACGACGCTGATCTATTCAGTTCCCGTTGCGCCATCAGAAGGAACAGCGACGATCTCAGGCACATCATTGGTGTTTGATCCAGGTTCAGACTTTCAGGACCTTGGTGATGGCCAAACACGTGATATCACAATCACAGTTCAAGCCACCGATGCGCATGGTGCTAGCGTGAGCAATGATGTTGTGGTGACGGTGACGGGAATAGATAATAATGACGTCTTTACAAGCACTACTGCTGATGAGAGTTTCATAGGTGGGATAGGCAATGATACATTCGTGTTTGCAGCAAATATGGGCAACGATGTTATTACTGATTTCACAGCTGGTGCGGGTTCAGATGATGTTGTTGAGTTGCAAGGGTTAGCGGCATTTGATACCTATGCCGAGGTTCTCGCGGCTGCAGTTGATGATGGAACCAATACAACAATTACTATTGATGCTGATAATTCTATTGTTTTAAACAATGTGTTAGTTGCTGATCTTCATCAGGATGATTTCAAGTTCATTTAA